Proteins co-encoded in one Populus trichocarpa isolate Nisqually-1 chromosome 10, P.trichocarpa_v4.1, whole genome shotgun sequence genomic window:
- the LOC7468129 gene encoding YTH domain-containing protein ECT4 isoform X2, with protein MDIYNVSGHENAETYLIQGAEINPILTSPVVEQVETMYNEGTPEFVAGQGLFYPAATNYGYYCTGFETPVEWEDHQKIFGVDGPEIQYAGAQTESLPYVYYTPSYGHAQSPYNPYNPYIPGAMVGIDGSYAGAQQYYTISPYQDPVSSPGYISVAVQPEVFPYGLAGPLVDNGIERSSRPDGRSLKHGGSSSSAAFARNIPRPASNQTNSLYRISEGPKANVGPSKQPMTHGGVSSGSILTQTSSHVLQGRSASGPMHPSDKISNGKVQSHQNQLETSLPVNNGFSNFGSSAYGRTSVDKLRSKTHDGRTLSDLNGNAELLGEQNRGPRTNKSKNQLAVKAYTAKVGDNNGLGNIVIQTDQYNKDDFSTDYLDAKFFVIKSYSEDDVHKSIKYNVWSSTPHGNKKLQTAFEDAQKLAVGRPRGCPIFLFFSVNASGQFCGVAEMIGPVDLHRDMDFWQQDKWSGSFLVKWHIIKDIPNSSFRHIILENNENKPVTNSRDTQEIMYKQGLEMLKTFKNHPLRTSILDDFMYYENRQKIMQDEKARLMFKSFRSPLFVPALNPAIELNGLVQQPPHKDERMKHNDLNNLKKTDGNKYEKIMNPNDCNSWKKVETNKDEKIIDHDDLHSFKNTGTSAIEQLSSDSDVTISSRGKDSGQVTVDADDDIGSVLKIGSLDINPKQTESNSLLSAANKSADIVTVGSMPVKVNGMTESSGFLTVGTIPLDPRSVQLDKDGAVGKQGSQY; from the exons ATGGATATATATAATGTTTCTGGACATGAAAATGCAGAAACTTATttg ATTCAAGGTGCTGAGATAAACCCCATTTTGACAAGTCCAGTTGTTGAGCAAGTTGAAACCATGTACAACGAAGGAACCCCCGAGTTTGTTGCAGGTCAGGGCTTGTTTTATCCTGCTGCCACCAACTATGGTTACTACTGTACAG GATTTGAAACACCCGTTGAATGGGAGGACCATCAAAAGATTTTTGGTGTAGATGGTCCAGAAATCCAGTATGCG GGTGCACAAACTGAAAGTTTACCTTATGTATATTATACACCTAGCTATGGACATGCACAGTCTCCATATAACCCTTACAATCCTTACATACCCGGTGCTATGGTAGGAATTGATGGATCGTATGCTGGGGCACAACAGTATTACACAATCTCCCCTTATCAGGACCCTGTATCGTCACCTGGTTATATTTCTGTTGCTGTTCAACCAGAAGTCTTCCCATATGGTTTGGCAGGTCCTTTGGTAGATAATGGCATAGAACGCAGTAGTAGACCTGATGGGAGAAGTTTAAAGCATGGCGGTTCTTCATCATCTGCAGCCTTTGCTAGAAACATCCCAAGACCTGCTTCAAACCAGACTAATTCTTTGTACAGGATATCTGAAGGGCCAAAAGCTAATGTTGGACCAAGTAAGCAACCAATGACACATGGAGGTGTTTCTTCTGGTAGCATTCTTACTCAAACTTCATCACATGTGCTTCAG GGTAGAAGTGCTTCTGGTCCCATGCATCCTTCTGACAAAATTTCAAATGGCAAAGTTCAATCTCATCAAAACCAATTAGAAACCAGTCTCCCTGTCAACAAtggattttctaattttggATCAAGTGCTTATGGCCGAACCTCAGTGGATAAACTTCGATCGAAGACTCATGATGGCAGAACTCTCAGTGATCTGAATGGAAATGCAGAGCTGTTGGGTGAGCAGAACCGGGGACCTAGGACAAACAAGTCAAAAAATCAACTGGCAGTTAAAGCCTACACAGCCAAAGTGGGAGATAATAACGGGCTAGGAAACATTGTTATACAGACTGATCAGTACAACAAGGATGATTTCTCAACTGATTATTTAGATGCAaagttttttgtaataaaatcatatagtGAGGATGATGTGCACAAGAGCATCAAATATAATGTTTGGTCATCCACACCTCATGGAAACAAAAAGCTGCAGACTGCATTTGAAGATGCACAGAAACTAGCTGTGGGAAGACCTAGAGGCTGCCCTATCTTTCTGTTCTTTTCT GTTAATGCAAGTGGTCAATTCTGTGGTGTTGCAGAGATGATTGGCCCGGTGGACCTTCATAGAGATATGGACTTTTGGCAGCAAGATAAATGGAGTGGGAGCTTTCTTGTCAAGTGGCATATTATTAAAGATATACCAAACTCAAGCTTTAGGCACATCATATTGGAGAATAATGAGAACAAGCCAGTAACTAACAGCAGAGACACCCAAGAG ATAATGTATAAGCAAGGTTTAGAGATGCTGAAAACATTCAAAAATCACCCACTTAGGACTTCTATACTTGATGACTTCATGTACTATGAGAATCGCCAGAAAATTATGCAGGACGAAAAAGCCAGGCTTATGTTTAAAAGCTTCCGATCTCCATTGTTCGTACCTGCATTAAATCCTGCCATCGAGCTAAATGGTCTCGTGCAGCAGCCACCACACAAAGATGAGAGGATGAAGCATAATGATCTTAACAACTTGAAGAAAACTGatggaaacaaatatgaaaagattATGAATCCAAATGATTGCAACAGCTGGAAGAAAGTTGAGACAAACAAAGATGAGAAGATTATAGATCATGATGATCTTCACAGCTTCAAGAACACTGGGACCTCTGCCATCGAGCAACTTTCTTCAGATTCAGATGTTACCATTTCAAGCAGGGGCAAAGATTCTGGGCAAGTTACAGTGGATGCAGATGATGATATTGGATCTGTGCTAAAGATTGGCTCACTTGATATAAATCCGAAACAGACTGAATCTAATTCCTTGCTGAGTGCTGCTAACAAATCTGCTGACATTGTCACAGTAGGATCAATGCCTGTTAAAGTTAATGGAATGACTGAATCTTCTGGTTTTCTAACAGTGGGTACTATCCCCCTTGATCCTAGGTCTGTACAACTGGACAAAGATGGCGCTGTTGGTAAACAGGGGTCTCAGTACTGA
- the LOC7468129 gene encoding YTH domain-containing protein ECT4 isoform X3, which translates to MYNEGTPEFVAGQGLFYPAATNYGYYCTGFETPVEWEDHQKIFGVDGPEIQYAGAQTESLPYVYYTPSYGHAQSPYNPYNPYIPGAMVGIDGSYAGAQQYYTISPYQDPVSSPGYISVAVQPEVFPYGLAGPLVDNGIERSSRPDGRSLKHGGSSSSAAFARNIPRPASNQTNSLYRISEGPKANVGPSKQPMTHGGVSSGSILTQTSSHVLQGRSASGPMHPSDKISNGKVQSHQNQLETSLPVNNGFSNFGSSAYGRTSVDKLRSKTHDGRTLSDLNGNAELLGEQNRGPRTNKSKNQLAVKAYTAKVGDNNGLGNIVIQTDQYNKDDFSTDYLDAKFFVIKSYSEDDVHKSIKYNVWSSTPHGNKKLQTAFEDAQKLAVGRPRGCPIFLFFSVNASGQFCGVAEMIGPVDLHRDMDFWQQDKWSGSFLVKWHIIKDIPNSSFRHIILENNENKPVTNSRDTQEIMYKQGLEMLKTFKNHPLRTSILDDFMYYENRQKIMQDEKARLMFKSFRSPLFVPALNPAIELNGLVQQPPHKDERMKHNDLNNLKKTDGNKYEKIMNPNDCNSWKKVETNKDEKIIDHDDLHSFKNTGTSAIEQLSSDSDVTISSRGKDSGQVTVDADDDIGSVLKIGSLDINPKQTESNSLLSAANKSADIVTVGSMPVKVNGMTESSGFLTVGTIPLDPRSVQLDKDGAVGKQGSQY; encoded by the exons ATGTACAACGAAGGAACCCCCGAGTTTGTTGCAGGTCAGGGCTTGTTTTATCCTGCTGCCACCAACTATGGTTACTACTGTACAG GATTTGAAACACCCGTTGAATGGGAGGACCATCAAAAGATTTTTGGTGTAGATGGTCCAGAAATCCAGTATGCG GGTGCACAAACTGAAAGTTTACCTTATGTATATTATACACCTAGCTATGGACATGCACAGTCTCCATATAACCCTTACAATCCTTACATACCCGGTGCTATGGTAGGAATTGATGGATCGTATGCTGGGGCACAACAGTATTACACAATCTCCCCTTATCAGGACCCTGTATCGTCACCTGGTTATATTTCTGTTGCTGTTCAACCAGAAGTCTTCCCATATGGTTTGGCAGGTCCTTTGGTAGATAATGGCATAGAACGCAGTAGTAGACCTGATGGGAGAAGTTTAAAGCATGGCGGTTCTTCATCATCTGCAGCCTTTGCTAGAAACATCCCAAGACCTGCTTCAAACCAGACTAATTCTTTGTACAGGATATCTGAAGGGCCAAAAGCTAATGTTGGACCAAGTAAGCAACCAATGACACATGGAGGTGTTTCTTCTGGTAGCATTCTTACTCAAACTTCATCACATGTGCTTCAG GGTAGAAGTGCTTCTGGTCCCATGCATCCTTCTGACAAAATTTCAAATGGCAAAGTTCAATCTCATCAAAACCAATTAGAAACCAGTCTCCCTGTCAACAAtggattttctaattttggATCAAGTGCTTATGGCCGAACCTCAGTGGATAAACTTCGATCGAAGACTCATGATGGCAGAACTCTCAGTGATCTGAATGGAAATGCAGAGCTGTTGGGTGAGCAGAACCGGGGACCTAGGACAAACAAGTCAAAAAATCAACTGGCAGTTAAAGCCTACACAGCCAAAGTGGGAGATAATAACGGGCTAGGAAACATTGTTATACAGACTGATCAGTACAACAAGGATGATTTCTCAACTGATTATTTAGATGCAaagttttttgtaataaaatcatatagtGAGGATGATGTGCACAAGAGCATCAAATATAATGTTTGGTCATCCACACCTCATGGAAACAAAAAGCTGCAGACTGCATTTGAAGATGCACAGAAACTAGCTGTGGGAAGACCTAGAGGCTGCCCTATCTTTCTGTTCTTTTCT GTTAATGCAAGTGGTCAATTCTGTGGTGTTGCAGAGATGATTGGCCCGGTGGACCTTCATAGAGATATGGACTTTTGGCAGCAAGATAAATGGAGTGGGAGCTTTCTTGTCAAGTGGCATATTATTAAAGATATACCAAACTCAAGCTTTAGGCACATCATATTGGAGAATAATGAGAACAAGCCAGTAACTAACAGCAGAGACACCCAAGAG ATAATGTATAAGCAAGGTTTAGAGATGCTGAAAACATTCAAAAATCACCCACTTAGGACTTCTATACTTGATGACTTCATGTACTATGAGAATCGCCAGAAAATTATGCAGGACGAAAAAGCCAGGCTTATGTTTAAAAGCTTCCGATCTCCATTGTTCGTACCTGCATTAAATCCTGCCATCGAGCTAAATGGTCTCGTGCAGCAGCCACCACACAAAGATGAGAGGATGAAGCATAATGATCTTAACAACTTGAAGAAAACTGatggaaacaaatatgaaaagattATGAATCCAAATGATTGCAACAGCTGGAAGAAAGTTGAGACAAACAAAGATGAGAAGATTATAGATCATGATGATCTTCACAGCTTCAAGAACACTGGGACCTCTGCCATCGAGCAACTTTCTTCAGATTCAGATGTTACCATTTCAAGCAGGGGCAAAGATTCTGGGCAAGTTACAGTGGATGCAGATGATGATATTGGATCTGTGCTAAAGATTGGCTCACTTGATATAAATCCGAAACAGACTGAATCTAATTCCTTGCTGAGTGCTGCTAACAAATCTGCTGACATTGTCACAGTAGGATCAATGCCTGTTAAAGTTAATGGAATGACTGAATCTTCTGGTTTTCTAACAGTGGGTACTATCCCCCTTGATCCTAGGTCTGTACAACTGGACAAAGATGGCGCTGTTGGTAAACAGGGGTCTCAGTACTGA
- the LOC7468129 gene encoding YTH domain-containing protein ECT4 isoform X1, giving the protein MLQIPLASLSKFQNGEISRGGSLGMDIYNVSGHENAETYLIQGAEINPILTSPVVEQVETMYNEGTPEFVAGQGLFYPAATNYGYYCTGFETPVEWEDHQKIFGVDGPEIQYAGAQTESLPYVYYTPSYGHAQSPYNPYNPYIPGAMVGIDGSYAGAQQYYTISPYQDPVSSPGYISVAVQPEVFPYGLAGPLVDNGIERSSRPDGRSLKHGGSSSSAAFARNIPRPASNQTNSLYRISEGPKANVGPSKQPMTHGGVSSGSILTQTSSHVLQGRSASGPMHPSDKISNGKVQSHQNQLETSLPVNNGFSNFGSSAYGRTSVDKLRSKTHDGRTLSDLNGNAELLGEQNRGPRTNKSKNQLAVKAYTAKVGDNNGLGNIVIQTDQYNKDDFSTDYLDAKFFVIKSYSEDDVHKSIKYNVWSSTPHGNKKLQTAFEDAQKLAVGRPRGCPIFLFFSVNASGQFCGVAEMIGPVDLHRDMDFWQQDKWSGSFLVKWHIIKDIPNSSFRHIILENNENKPVTNSRDTQEIMYKQGLEMLKTFKNHPLRTSILDDFMYYENRQKIMQDEKARLMFKSFRSPLFVPALNPAIELNGLVQQPPHKDERMKHNDLNNLKKTDGNKYEKIMNPNDCNSWKKVETNKDEKIIDHDDLHSFKNTGTSAIEQLSSDSDVTISSRGKDSGQVTVDADDDIGSVLKIGSLDINPKQTESNSLLSAANKSADIVTVGSMPVKVNGMTESSGFLTVGTIPLDPRSVQLDKDGAVGKQGSQY; this is encoded by the exons ATGTTACAAATACCCCTCGCTTCTCtctcaaaatttcaaaatggaGAAATTTCAAG GGGTGGCAGTCTTGGAATGGATATATATAATGTTTCTGGACATGAAAATGCAGAAACTTATttg ATTCAAGGTGCTGAGATAAACCCCATTTTGACAAGTCCAGTTGTTGAGCAAGTTGAAACCATGTACAACGAAGGAACCCCCGAGTTTGTTGCAGGTCAGGGCTTGTTTTATCCTGCTGCCACCAACTATGGTTACTACTGTACAG GATTTGAAACACCCGTTGAATGGGAGGACCATCAAAAGATTTTTGGTGTAGATGGTCCAGAAATCCAGTATGCG GGTGCACAAACTGAAAGTTTACCTTATGTATATTATACACCTAGCTATGGACATGCACAGTCTCCATATAACCCTTACAATCCTTACATACCCGGTGCTATGGTAGGAATTGATGGATCGTATGCTGGGGCACAACAGTATTACACAATCTCCCCTTATCAGGACCCTGTATCGTCACCTGGTTATATTTCTGTTGCTGTTCAACCAGAAGTCTTCCCATATGGTTTGGCAGGTCCTTTGGTAGATAATGGCATAGAACGCAGTAGTAGACCTGATGGGAGAAGTTTAAAGCATGGCGGTTCTTCATCATCTGCAGCCTTTGCTAGAAACATCCCAAGACCTGCTTCAAACCAGACTAATTCTTTGTACAGGATATCTGAAGGGCCAAAAGCTAATGTTGGACCAAGTAAGCAACCAATGACACATGGAGGTGTTTCTTCTGGTAGCATTCTTACTCAAACTTCATCACATGTGCTTCAG GGTAGAAGTGCTTCTGGTCCCATGCATCCTTCTGACAAAATTTCAAATGGCAAAGTTCAATCTCATCAAAACCAATTAGAAACCAGTCTCCCTGTCAACAAtggattttctaattttggATCAAGTGCTTATGGCCGAACCTCAGTGGATAAACTTCGATCGAAGACTCATGATGGCAGAACTCTCAGTGATCTGAATGGAAATGCAGAGCTGTTGGGTGAGCAGAACCGGGGACCTAGGACAAACAAGTCAAAAAATCAACTGGCAGTTAAAGCCTACACAGCCAAAGTGGGAGATAATAACGGGCTAGGAAACATTGTTATACAGACTGATCAGTACAACAAGGATGATTTCTCAACTGATTATTTAGATGCAaagttttttgtaataaaatcatatagtGAGGATGATGTGCACAAGAGCATCAAATATAATGTTTGGTCATCCACACCTCATGGAAACAAAAAGCTGCAGACTGCATTTGAAGATGCACAGAAACTAGCTGTGGGAAGACCTAGAGGCTGCCCTATCTTTCTGTTCTTTTCT GTTAATGCAAGTGGTCAATTCTGTGGTGTTGCAGAGATGATTGGCCCGGTGGACCTTCATAGAGATATGGACTTTTGGCAGCAAGATAAATGGAGTGGGAGCTTTCTTGTCAAGTGGCATATTATTAAAGATATACCAAACTCAAGCTTTAGGCACATCATATTGGAGAATAATGAGAACAAGCCAGTAACTAACAGCAGAGACACCCAAGAG ATAATGTATAAGCAAGGTTTAGAGATGCTGAAAACATTCAAAAATCACCCACTTAGGACTTCTATACTTGATGACTTCATGTACTATGAGAATCGCCAGAAAATTATGCAGGACGAAAAAGCCAGGCTTATGTTTAAAAGCTTCCGATCTCCATTGTTCGTACCTGCATTAAATCCTGCCATCGAGCTAAATGGTCTCGTGCAGCAGCCACCACACAAAGATGAGAGGATGAAGCATAATGATCTTAACAACTTGAAGAAAACTGatggaaacaaatatgaaaagattATGAATCCAAATGATTGCAACAGCTGGAAGAAAGTTGAGACAAACAAAGATGAGAAGATTATAGATCATGATGATCTTCACAGCTTCAAGAACACTGGGACCTCTGCCATCGAGCAACTTTCTTCAGATTCAGATGTTACCATTTCAAGCAGGGGCAAAGATTCTGGGCAAGTTACAGTGGATGCAGATGATGATATTGGATCTGTGCTAAAGATTGGCTCACTTGATATAAATCCGAAACAGACTGAATCTAATTCCTTGCTGAGTGCTGCTAACAAATCTGCTGACATTGTCACAGTAGGATCAATGCCTGTTAAAGTTAATGGAATGACTGAATCTTCTGGTTTTCTAACAGTGGGTACTATCCCCCTTGATCCTAGGTCTGTACAACTGGACAAAGATGGCGCTGTTGGTAAACAGGGGTCTCAGTACTGA